The following are encoded together in the Candidatus Binatia bacterium genome:
- a CDS encoding BON domain-containing protein encodes MKAWTAAAVGLALAFGGVGPALADDAPPRSNQGEAAQYAPDNTGRNVRDRNDAAVTPMDQGNNAQDLELTQRIRREVVSDDNLSTKAHNVKIVTSNGVVTLRGPVESDEEKERIASVAKKIAGDGNVRDQLEVAR; translated from the coding sequence ATGAAGGCATGGACAGCAGCCGCCGTCGGGCTCGCGCTCGCGTTCGGCGGCGTCGGACCGGCGCTCGCCGACGACGCCCCGCCGCGAAGCAACCAGGGCGAAGCCGCGCAGTACGCCCCGGACAACACCGGGCGCAACGTCCGCGATCGCAACGACGCGGCCGTCACGCCGATGGATCAGGGCAACAACGCGCAGGATCTCGAGCTCACGCAGCGGATCCGGCGCGAGGTCGTCTCCGACGACAACCTTTCGACCAAGGCGCACAACGTCAAGATCGTCACCAGCAACGGTGTCGTGACGCTGCGTGGCCCGGTCGAGAGCGACGAGGAGAAGGAGCGGATCGCGTCGGTCGCGAAGAAGATCGCGGGTGATGGCAACGTTCGAGATCAGCTCGAGGTCGCGCGCTGA
- a CDS encoding PhoH family protein, translating into MGGADDGGGRKSPDGRAKPKLFVLDTNVILHDARCLQSFREHDVAIPITVLEELDQFKRGSRDINAQAREFLRRLDGITGDVLSPEGAPLGDGLGRVHVVLGTGPSEKLRAAFLSDSPDHRILSTALALHEAKPERTVILVSKDTNLRMKARSFGLVAQDYTSDKVERVDRLYTGKRTLEGIPSELISTFYANGGRVPEDEVPYVERPLPNENFVLRNGSKSVLATYRRREQCFARVEKIAAYGVVPRNAEQSFALDLLTNDDVKLVTLAGKAGTGKTLLALAAALHCRARYRQILLARPVVALSNRDLGYLPGDISAKLDPYMQPLFDNLAVIRHLFAENDPNAQRIQSMLESGKLVITPLSYIRGRTLQHAFFIIDEAQNLTPHEIKTIITRAGEGTKIVFTGDIHQIDQPYLDDSSNGLSYLISRMMGQEIYAHITLVKGERSELADLASDLL; encoded by the coding sequence ATGGGCGGTGCGGACGACGGTGGAGGCCGCAAGAGCCCCGACGGTCGGGCGAAGCCGAAGCTCTTCGTCCTCGACACCAACGTCATCCTGCACGACGCGCGCTGCCTGCAGAGCTTCCGCGAGCACGACGTCGCGATCCCGATCACGGTTCTCGAAGAGCTCGATCAGTTCAAGCGCGGGAGCCGTGACATCAACGCGCAGGCGCGCGAGTTCCTGCGCCGCCTCGACGGCATCACCGGCGACGTGCTCTCACCCGAGGGTGCGCCGCTCGGCGACGGGCTCGGACGCGTGCACGTCGTGCTCGGCACGGGTCCGTCGGAGAAGCTGCGCGCCGCGTTCCTGAGCGACTCGCCGGATCACCGCATCCTGTCGACCGCGCTCGCGCTGCACGAAGCGAAACCCGAGCGCACGGTGATCCTGGTGTCGAAGGACACCAACCTGCGCATGAAGGCGCGCTCGTTCGGGCTCGTCGCGCAGGACTACACGAGCGACAAGGTCGAGCGCGTCGATCGCCTCTACACCGGCAAGCGCACGCTCGAGGGCATCCCGTCGGAGCTGATCAGCACGTTCTACGCGAACGGCGGTCGCGTGCCGGAAGACGAGGTGCCGTACGTCGAGCGGCCGCTGCCGAACGAGAACTTCGTGCTCAGGAACGGCTCGAAGTCCGTGCTCGCGACCTACCGCAGGCGCGAGCAGTGCTTCGCGCGCGTCGAGAAGATCGCTGCGTACGGCGTCGTGCCGCGCAACGCCGAGCAGTCGTTCGCGCTCGATCTCTTGACCAACGACGACGTCAAGCTGGTCACGCTCGCCGGCAAGGCGGGAACCGGCAAGACGCTGCTCGCGCTCGCCGCGGCGCTGCACTGCCGCGCGAGGTACCGTCAGATCCTGCTCGCGCGACCGGTGGTCGCGCTGTCGAACCGCGACCTCGGCTACCTGCCCGGCGACATCTCGGCGAAGCTGGATCCGTACATGCAGCCGCTGTTCGACAACTTGGCGGTGATCCGTCACCTGTTCGCCGAGAACGACCCGAACGCGCAGCGCATCCAGAGCATGCTCGAGAGCGGCAAGCTGGTGATCACGCCGCTGTCCTACATCCGCGGCCGCACGCTGCAGCACGCGTTCTTCATCATCGACGAGGCGCAGAACCTGACGCCGCACGAGATCAAGACGATCATCACGCGCGCCGGCGAGGGCACGAAGATCGTCTTCACCGGCGACATCCACCAGATCGACCAGCCCTACCTCGACGACTCGTCGAACGGCCTCAGCTACCTGATCAGCCGCATGATGGGGCAGGAGATTTACGCGCACATCACGCTGGTGAAGGGCGAGCGCTCGGAGCTCGCGGATCTCGCGAGCGATCTGCTCTGA
- a CDS encoding GMC family oxidoreductase has protein sequence MSEEPVDVLIIGAGAAGAAFAWSLAETRMKILCLEQGDWVKPDEYPGNRTDWELRRLTDWSFSPNDRKRPADYPVNDADSPIAISNFNAVGGSTILFAGHFPRMHPSDFRVRTLDGVADDWPLDYRTLAPYYDLNERMMGVSGLAGDPAYPADPPKIPPLPPLPLGKLGETLARGFNELGWHWWPSDSAIISREYEGRAPCINAGTCLAGCAQGAKSSTDVTYWPLALRAGVELRTRCRVREITVGANGMVDGVIYYDADGVERRQRAEVVVLACNGVGTPRLLLNSRSKHFPDGLANRSGLVGKNLMFHPYAMVTGLFDEPLEGHKGAIGCCIMSQEFYETDPSRGFVRGYSFEILRGVGPVFTAMMGMNWGRLPWGDEHHRAYAEIFDRNAGMVVIGEDLPEEHNTVTLDPELEDAHGIPAPKITYRLGDNSRALMAHGVERAQEVLLAAGARDTIVEPLLRPAGWHLMGTARMGRDPKTSVVNEWGRCHDVKNLFIIDGSIFVTAAAVNPTNTIQALALYVADRMKKNLANLFD, from the coding sequence ATGTCCGAGGAGCCGGTCGACGTACTGATCATCGGCGCGGGCGCCGCAGGCGCGGCGTTCGCCTGGAGCCTCGCCGAGACGAGGATGAAGATCCTCTGCCTCGAGCAGGGCGACTGGGTGAAGCCCGACGAGTACCCCGGCAACCGCACCGACTGGGAGCTGCGCCGGCTCACCGACTGGAGCTTCAGCCCGAACGACCGCAAGCGGCCTGCCGATTACCCGGTCAACGACGCGGACTCGCCGATCGCGATCTCGAACTTCAACGCGGTGGGCGGCAGCACGATCCTGTTCGCGGGCCACTTCCCGCGCATGCACCCGTCGGACTTCCGCGTGCGCACGCTCGACGGCGTCGCCGACGACTGGCCGCTCGATTACCGCACGCTCGCGCCGTACTACGACCTGAACGAGCGCATGATGGGCGTCTCGGGTCTCGCCGGCGATCCGGCGTACCCGGCCGATCCGCCGAAGATCCCGCCGCTGCCGCCGCTGCCGCTCGGCAAGCTCGGTGAGACGCTCGCGCGCGGCTTCAACGAGCTCGGCTGGCACTGGTGGCCGTCGGACAGCGCGATCATCAGCCGCGAGTACGAGGGACGTGCGCCGTGCATCAACGCCGGAACGTGCCTCGCGGGCTGCGCGCAGGGTGCGAAGTCGAGCACGGACGTGACGTACTGGCCGCTCGCGCTGCGCGCCGGCGTCGAGCTGCGCACGCGCTGCCGCGTGCGCGAGATCACCGTCGGCGCAAACGGCATGGTCGACGGCGTGATCTACTACGACGCCGACGGCGTCGAGCGTCGGCAGCGCGCCGAGGTCGTCGTGCTCGCGTGCAACGGGGTCGGCACGCCGCGGCTGCTGCTCAACTCGCGCTCGAAGCACTTCCCCGACGGTCTCGCGAACCGCAGCGGCCTCGTCGGCAAGAACCTGATGTTCCATCCGTACGCGATGGTGACCGGGCTCTTCGACGAGCCCCTCGAGGGGCACAAGGGCGCGATCGGCTGCTGCATCATGAGCCAGGAGTTCTACGAGACCGATCCGTCGCGCGGCTTCGTGCGCGGCTACTCGTTCGAGATCCTGCGCGGCGTCGGTCCGGTGTTCACGGCGATGATGGGCATGAACTGGGGGCGTCTGCCGTGGGGTGACGAGCACCACCGCGCCTACGCCGAGATCTTCGACCGCAACGCCGGCATGGTGGTGATCGGCGAGGATCTGCCCGAGGAGCACAACACGGTCACGCTCGATCCCGAGCTCGAGGACGCGCACGGCATCCCGGCGCCGAAGATCACCTACCGCCTCGGCGACAACAGCCGCGCGCTCATGGCGCACGGCGTGGAGCGGGCGCAGGAGGTGCTGCTCGCTGCGGGCGCGCGCGACACGATCGTCGAGCCGCTGCTGCGTCCCGCCGGCTGGCACCTGATGGGCACGGCGCGCATGGGACGCGATCCGAAGACCTCGGTGGTCAACGAGTGGGGCCGCTGCCACGACGTCAAGAACCTCTTCATCATCGACGGCAGCATCTTCGTCACCGCGGCGGCGGTGAACCCGACCAACACCATCCAGGCGCTGGCGCTCTACGTCGCCGACCGGATGAAGAAGAACCTGGCGAACCTGTTCGACTGA
- a CDS encoding amidohydrolase family protein: protein MSYEVMRFPYPGTIDADGHVLEPAWLWEEYLEERYKPRALRICTDDEGLEYLELDGRPSERTKKGVLGVMGAMGDPDAKPGPDRRYMDNIPYGAGDALERIDLLNRENLVKSVLYPTIGLLWECEVTDPEITLAYMRAYNRWIADFCRSSGGRLVPIAQLSLLDPEASAAELERAVKDGCHGAFVAPFTHTRKPHGHPDHDVLFAKACELDVPIGIHPTYEPAWAVPVRFKGLGRAQEFFYNVMLRQGVQQAFLSFFALGTLDRFPDLRIGVLEAGSGWIGAFLDRMDAVFETISAAGVTLTKKPSEYFRRQCFISADPDETAAPLVIEHVGADCFLWATDYPHPDHPSTWVRALERFVAPLEETTRAKVLGENVARIYRL, encoded by the coding sequence ATGAGCTACGAGGTGATGCGCTTTCCCTACCCGGGCACGATCGACGCCGACGGGCACGTGCTCGAGCCGGCGTGGCTGTGGGAGGAGTACCTCGAGGAGCGCTACAAGCCGCGGGCGCTGCGCATTTGCACCGATGACGAGGGGCTCGAGTACCTCGAGCTCGACGGCCGGCCTTCGGAGCGCACCAAGAAGGGCGTGCTCGGCGTGATGGGCGCGATGGGCGATCCCGACGCGAAGCCCGGCCCCGACCGGCGCTACATGGACAACATCCCCTACGGCGCCGGCGACGCGCTCGAGCGCATCGACCTGCTGAACCGCGAGAACCTCGTCAAGAGCGTGCTCTACCCGACGATCGGTCTTCTGTGGGAGTGCGAGGTCACCGATCCGGAGATCACGCTCGCCTACATGCGCGCCTACAACCGCTGGATCGCCGACTTCTGCCGCTCGAGCGGCGGACGGCTGGTCCCCATCGCGCAGCTCTCGCTGCTCGATCCCGAGGCGTCGGCGGCGGAGCTCGAGCGCGCCGTCAAGGACGGCTGCCACGGCGCCTTCGTCGCGCCCTTCACGCACACGCGCAAGCCGCACGGACACCCCGACCACGACGTGCTCTTCGCCAAGGCGTGCGAGCTCGACGTGCCGATCGGCATCCACCCGACCTACGAGCCGGCGTGGGCGGTGCCGGTGCGCTTCAAGGGGCTCGGACGCGCGCAGGAGTTCTTCTACAACGTCATGCTGCGCCAGGGCGTGCAGCAGGCGTTCCTGTCGTTCTTCGCGCTCGGCACGCTCGACCGCTTCCCGGATCTGCGCATCGGCGTGCTCGAAGCAGGCTCCGGCTGGATCGGCGCGTTCCTCGACCGCATGGACGCCGTCTTCGAGACGATCTCGGCGGCCGGCGTGACGCTGACCAAGAAGCCGTCGGAGTACTTCCGTCGCCAGTGCTTCATCTCCGCCGACCCCGACGAGACCGCGGCGCCGCTCGTCATCGAGCACGTCGGCGCGGACTGCTTCCTGTGGGCGACCGACTACCCGCACCCCGACCACCCGAGCACGTGGGTGCGCGCGCTCGAGCGCTTCGTGGCGCCGCTCGAGGAGACGACGCGCGCCAAGGTGCTCGGCGAGAACGTCGCGCGGATCTACCGATTGTGA
- a CDS encoding site-2 protease family protein, whose translation MNQHSDPSRRPAAPSATRSAAQASGLRGLTLFSVGGVAVRIDVSWLVIFTLVLASLAAGYFPQTYPGYALATYFVVGLIATLLFFASVLIHELSHAFVANALGNRVDTITLFVFGGMAHLTEESRSPANEMKIAGVGPLTSMALAALFWLGARLLDALGAEPMWVGVFGYLGTINLALAVFNLLPGFPLDGGRLLRAFFWYRSGDLRQATARAASWGSGIAIGLMVLGALEIFKGALIGGFWLILIGLFLRGAAEAGYHGLVTEQMLAHTRVRDVMVKDPVKIPPDLTIAQAIEDYFLRYGFGGFPVGDDGDVQGILSLRQVRACPAEERARVRVAELMRRATPEVVVSPDESVVGAMRRMAAADSGRLLVLEHGRLAGLITRNGVMHYLRLSSELDVPPHAADAARPA comes from the coding sequence ATGAACCAGCACAGCGACCCCTCGCGCCGCCCCGCCGCGCCGAGTGCGACCCGCAGCGCCGCTCAGGCGTCCGGGCTGCGCGGCCTCACGCTGTTCTCGGTCGGCGGCGTCGCGGTGCGCATCGACGTCTCGTGGCTCGTGATCTTCACGCTGGTGCTGGCGAGCCTCGCCGCCGGCTACTTCCCGCAGACCTACCCGGGCTACGCGCTCGCCACCTACTTCGTCGTCGGGCTGATCGCGACGCTGCTCTTCTTCGCGTCGGTCCTGATCCACGAGCTGTCGCACGCGTTCGTCGCCAACGCGCTCGGCAACCGCGTCGACACGATCACGCTGTTCGTGTTCGGCGGCATGGCGCACTTGACGGAGGAGTCGCGCTCGCCGGCGAACGAAATGAAGATCGCGGGCGTCGGGCCGCTGACCAGCATGGCGCTCGCCGCTCTGTTCTGGCTCGGCGCGCGGCTCCTCGACGCGCTCGGCGCGGAGCCGATGTGGGTCGGTGTCTTCGGCTACCTCGGGACGATCAACCTGGCGCTCGCGGTGTTCAACCTGCTGCCGGGCTTCCCGCTCGACGGCGGACGGCTGCTGCGCGCGTTCTTCTGGTACCGCTCGGGCGACCTGCGTCAGGCGACCGCGCGCGCCGCGTCCTGGGGCAGCGGCATCGCGATCGGGCTGATGGTCCTGGGCGCGCTCGAGATCTTCAAGGGCGCGCTGATCGGCGGCTTCTGGCTGATCCTGATCGGGCTCTTCCTGCGCGGCGCTGCCGAGGCGGGGTATCACGGGCTCGTCACGGAGCAGATGCTCGCGCACACCCGCGTGCGCGACGTGATGGTCAAGGACCCCGTCAAGATCCCGCCCGACCTCACCATCGCGCAGGCGATCGAGGACTACTTCCTGCGCTACGGCTTCGGCGGCTTCCCGGTCGGCGACGACGGCGACGTGCAGGGCATCCTGTCGCTGCGTCAGGTGCGTGCGTGTCCGGCCGAGGAGCGTGCACGCGTCCGCGTCGCGGAGCTCATGCGGCGCGCCACACCCGAGGTCGTGGTCTCGCCCGACGAGAGCGTCGTCGGCGCGATGCGGCGCATGGCCGCCGCCGACAGCGGGCGGCTGCTGGTCCTCGAGCACGGCCGCCTCGCGGGCCTCATCACGCGCAACGGCGTCATGCACTACCTGCGCCTGAGCTCGGAGCTCGACGTGCCGCCGCACGCGGCCGACGCCGCGCGGCCGGCGTGA
- a CDS encoding amidohydrolase family protein yields the protein MLDTLIRNGTVVDGTGAPGVRADIGIKDGRIVTLGRVTEGAARTIDADGLVVTPGFIDPHTHYDAQLFWDPFASPSNLHGVTTVIAGNCGFTLAPLGAKDADYIRRMMAKVEGMPLGALENGIEWNWSTFAEYLDRLDGRIGVNAGFLVGHCALRRRVMGEGAVGGPATLEQIVDMVKLLHECLAAGGLGFSSSQAFTHVDGDNAPVPSRFATREETLALAAAVREHPGTTLEFIIDGCLNQFQDHEIGLMIAMSLAANRPLNWNVMQVSALNRARHEHQLSAGTKAKAAGAKIVALTMPTLVGLKMSFLEHCALNSIPEWGPILALPVPERIAKLKDPKVRELMREGGRRPEAGVFGALAKGERFMIGETFAPENRAFAGRKVADIAAELGKNPFDTLLDIVVADELRTALWPLPTDDDLDSWKLRVEVWRDERAMIGGSDAGAHLDRMLGSGYPTAFLGDVVRERQLLPLEEAVHMMTGVPAALFGLKDRGRIAPGAYADLVLLDPRTVASGMIHTRKDLPGGNERMFAEAKGIARVLVNGRDIVVDGKETGELPGKVLRSGRDTETVTVPGGG from the coding sequence ATGCTCGACACGCTGATCCGCAACGGCACCGTGGTCGACGGCACCGGCGCACCCGGCGTGCGGGCCGACATCGGGATCAAGGACGGCCGGATCGTGACGCTCGGACGCGTCACCGAGGGCGCGGCGCGCACCATCGACGCCGACGGGCTCGTCGTGACCCCCGGCTTCATCGACCCGCACACGCACTACGACGCGCAGCTCTTCTGGGACCCGTTCGCGAGCCCGTCGAACCTGCACGGCGTGACCACGGTGATCGCCGGCAACTGCGGCTTCACGCTCGCTCCCCTCGGCGCGAAGGACGCGGACTACATCCGCCGCATGATGGCCAAGGTCGAGGGCATGCCGCTCGGCGCGCTCGAGAACGGCATCGAGTGGAACTGGTCGACCTTCGCCGAGTACCTCGACCGGCTCGACGGCCGGATCGGCGTCAATGCAGGATTTCTCGTCGGGCACTGCGCGCTGCGCCGCCGGGTGATGGGCGAGGGCGCGGTCGGCGGTCCGGCGACGCTCGAGCAGATCGTCGACATGGTGAAGCTGCTGCACGAGTGTCTCGCCGCGGGCGGGCTCGGCTTCTCGTCGTCGCAGGCGTTCACGCACGTCGACGGCGACAATGCACCCGTGCCGTCGCGCTTCGCGACGCGCGAGGAGACGCTGGCGCTCGCCGCTGCCGTGCGCGAGCACCCCGGGACGACGCTCGAGTTCATCATCGACGGCTGCCTGAACCAGTTCCAGGACCACGAGATCGGGCTGATGATCGCGATGTCGCTCGCCGCCAACCGCCCGCTCAACTGGAACGTCATGCAGGTGAGCGCGCTGAACCGCGCGCGTCACGAGCACCAGCTCTCGGCGGGCACCAAGGCGAAGGCCGCGGGCGCGAAGATCGTCGCGCTCACCATGCCGACGCTGGTCGGCCTCAAGATGAGCTTCCTCGAGCACTGCGCGCTGAACTCGATCCCCGAGTGGGGACCGATCCTCGCGCTGCCGGTGCCCGAGCGCATCGCCAAGCTCAAAGATCCGAAGGTGCGCGAGCTGATGCGCGAGGGCGGACGCCGTCCCGAGGCCGGCGTGTTCGGCGCGCTCGCGAAGGGCGAGCGCTTCATGATCGGCGAGACGTTCGCGCCCGAGAACCGCGCGTTCGCCGGACGCAAGGTCGCCGACATCGCGGCCGAGCTCGGCAAGAACCCGTTCGACACGCTGCTCGACATCGTGGTCGCCGACGAGCTGCGCACCGCGCTCTGGCCGCTGCCGACCGACGACGACCTCGACTCGTGGAAGCTGCGCGTCGAGGTGTGGCGCGACGAGCGCGCGATGATCGGCGGCTCGGACGCGGGTGCGCACCTCGACCGCATGCTGGGCTCGGGCTACCCGACGGCGTTCCTCGGCGACGTGGTGCGCGAGCGCCAGCTCCTGCCGCTCGAGGAGGCCGTGCACATGATGACCGGCGTGCCCGCGGCGCTGTTCGGCTTGAAGGACCGCGGCCGCATCGCGCCGGGCGCGTACGCCGACCTCGTGCTGCTCGATCCGCGGACGGTTGCCTCGGGCATGATCCACACGCGCAAGGATCTGCCGGGCGGCAACGAGCGCATGTTCGCCGAGGCCAAGGGCATCGCGCGCGTGCTGGTGAACGGGCGCGACATCGTGGTCGACGGCAAGGAGACCGGCGAGCTGCCGGGCAAGGTGCTGCGCTCGGGACGCGACACCGAGACGGTGACGGTGCCGGGCGGCGGCTGA
- a CDS encoding DEAD/DEAH box helicase, whose protein sequence is MTAIGSQAEDGGFAALGLDRRLVRAVAELGYEEPTPIQREAIPPLLAGRDLVGQAATGTGKTAAFALPLLARIAARRRSSRNPAALVLVPTRELAMQVAEAVHRYGRTLGAEVVPVYGGQAFAPQLRALRRGVDVVVATPGRAVDHLQRGTLSLAEVEIVVLDEADEMLDMGFAEDLDAILGAAPAERQTVLFSATMPPRIAAIARRHLRDPVQIRIAGERPKAGDVPRVRQTAYVVARPHKPAALARILDLEDPTAALVFCRTRTEVEELGERLRAHGYRAEMLHGGMSQAERDRVMRRLRAEEADLVIATDVAARGLDVPQLTHVINYDVPSAPESYVHRIGRVGRAGREGVAITLAEPREHRLMRNIEQLTKRRIEIASVPTVADLRARRLESVTSALREALSADDVERYRVVVDALAQEFDPVQVAMAAVKLLAEEGEADHAAEDIPAFAGRAPREPRHERERAYAPRDRRPERERARAPRAERAHEDRARDDRVPSGMTRIFIGAGRAMGLRPQDVVGAITGEAGITGKEIGAIVIADRFALAEVPEDRARDVVAALRRGTVKGRKIPVRLERRDDDGRGGAQARARAEQVRGDVQARGRVPARGDDRRASRPYRERAHGERTLGERSYGARTRVEGAPRERTRRDGPRR, encoded by the coding sequence ATGACGGCGATCGGCTCCCAGGCCGAGGACGGCGGCTTCGCCGCGCTCGGGCTCGACCGGCGTCTCGTGCGGGCGGTCGCGGAGCTCGGCTACGAGGAGCCGACGCCGATCCAGCGCGAGGCGATCCCGCCGCTGCTCGCCGGACGAGACCTCGTCGGGCAGGCCGCGACCGGAACCGGCAAGACGGCCGCGTTCGCGCTGCCGCTGCTCGCGCGCATCGCCGCGCGCAGGCGCAGCTCGCGCAACCCCGCCGCGCTGGTGCTCGTGCCGACGCGCGAGCTCGCGATGCAGGTCGCCGAAGCCGTGCACCGCTACGGACGCACGCTCGGCGCCGAGGTCGTCCCGGTGTACGGCGGGCAAGCGTTCGCACCGCAGCTGCGCGCGCTGCGCCGCGGCGTCGACGTCGTGGTCGCGACGCCGGGACGCGCCGTCGACCACCTGCAGCGCGGCACGCTGTCGCTCGCCGAGGTCGAGATCGTCGTGCTCGACGAGGCGGACGAGATGCTCGACATGGGCTTCGCCGAGGACCTCGACGCGATCCTCGGCGCCGCGCCCGCCGAGCGTCAGACGGTGCTGTTCTCCGCCACCATGCCGCCGCGCATCGCCGCGATCGCGCGCCGCCACCTGCGCGACCCGGTGCAGATCCGCATCGCCGGCGAGCGTCCGAAGGCGGGTGACGTGCCGCGCGTGCGCCAGACGGCGTACGTCGTCGCGCGGCCGCACAAGCCCGCCGCGCTGGCGCGCATCCTCGACCTCGAGGATCCGACGGCGGCGCTGGTCTTCTGCCGCACGCGCACCGAGGTCGAGGAGCTCGGCGAGCGCCTGCGCGCCCACGGCTACCGCGCCGAGATGCTGCACGGCGGCATGTCGCAGGCCGAGCGCGACCGCGTGATGCGGCGCCTGCGCGCCGAGGAAGCGGACCTCGTGATCGCGACCGACGTCGCGGCGCGCGGCCTCGACGTGCCGCAGCTCACGCACGTCATCAACTACGACGTGCCGTCGGCGCCCGAGTCCTACGTGCACCGCATCGGCCGCGTCGGTCGCGCGGGACGCGAGGGTGTCGCGATCACGCTCGCCGAGCCGCGCGAGCACCGCTTGATGCGCAACATCGAGCAGCTCACCAAGCGGCGCATCGAGATCGCGTCGGTGCCGACCGTCGCCGATCTGCGCGCGCGTCGCTTGGAAAGCGTCACGAGCGCGCTGCGCGAGGCGCTGTCGGCGGACGACGTCGAGCGCTACCGCGTCGTGGTCGACGCGCTCGCGCAGGAGTTCGACCCGGTGCAGGTCGCGATGGCCGCCGTCAAGCTGCTCGCCGAGGAAGGCGAAGCGGATCACGCAGCGGAGGACATCCCCGCCTTTGCCGGGCGCGCGCCGCGCGAGCCGCGTCACGAGCGCGAGCGAGCGTATGCTCCGCGTGACCGGCGTCCTGAGCGCGAGCGAGCGCGCGCGCCGCGCGCCGAGCGCGCGCACGAAGATCGCGCGCGCGACGACCGCGTGCCGAGCGGCATGACGCGCATCTTCATCGGCGCCGGACGCGCGATGGGGCTGCGGCCGCAGGACGTGGTCGGCGCCATCACCGGCGAGGCCGGGATCACCGGCAAGGAGATCGGCGCCATCGTGATCGCCGACCGCTTCGCGCTCGCCGAGGTGCCCGAGGACCGCGCGCGCGACGTGGTGGCGGCGCTGCGTCGCGGCACGGTGAAGGGGCGCAAGATCCCCGTGCGCCTCGAGCGTCGCGACGACGACGGGCGCGGCGGGGCGCAGGCGCGCGCCCGCGCGGAGCAGGTACGCGGCGACGTGCAGGCCCGTGGTCGCGTGCCGGCGCGTGGCGACGATCGTCGCGCGTCGCGCCCGTACCGCGAGCGCGCGCACGGCGAGCGGACGCTCGGTGAGCGGTCGTACGGGGCGCGGACGCGCGTCGAGGGGGCGCCGCGCGAGCGGACGCGCCGCGACGGGCCGCGCCGCTGA
- a CDS encoding AI-2E family transporter, with protein MALPASPGRRNDDPRNDPRAIVLWTIGILLLIALVAWVVVVARQAVLVVYVSSLLAMGMSPAIQWVEKQTLIPVGGPRLPRWLAILLVYLAVLLIVGGIALAVLPTLVAQTRAFAQSAPELLQRAQLWLVERRLIDEPMSMSDVVQQAPVGGDMLGSVATTLWSVVGGVFGVATILILTFYLLLEAESLLAGLLRLVPRRHRGHVRTASAEIRRKLSAWLSGQLILSAVIGATTALALGLLGVPFFFVLALIAALGELVPYIGPLLAAVPAVALAATESWQLAIAVVAFFFVQQQLENYVLAPRVMEHQVGISPVGVIVALLIGGSLLGVVGAILAVPSAAILQVVLQELVLVDDEDA; from the coding sequence ATGGCCCTTCCAGCCTCGCCCGGGCGGCGCAACGACGATCCGCGCAACGATCCGCGCGCGATCGTGCTGTGGACGATCGGAATCCTGCTCCTGATCGCGCTCGTCGCCTGGGTGGTGGTGGTCGCGCGTCAGGCGGTGCTGGTCGTCTACGTGAGCTCGCTGCTCGCGATGGGCATGTCGCCGGCGATCCAATGGGTCGAGAAGCAGACGCTGATCCCGGTCGGCGGACCGCGCCTGCCGCGCTGGCTCGCGATCCTGCTCGTCTACCTCGCGGTGCTGCTCATCGTCGGCGGCATCGCGCTCGCCGTCCTGCCGACGCTCGTCGCCCAGACGCGGGCGTTCGCGCAGAGCGCGCCGGAGCTGCTGCAGCGCGCTCAGCTCTGGCTCGTCGAGCGCCGGCTCATCGACGAGCCGATGTCGATGAGCGACGTCGTGCAGCAGGCGCCCGTCGGCGGCGACATGCTGGGCAGCGTCGCGACGACGCTGTGGAGCGTCGTCGGCGGCGTGTTCGGCGTCGCGACTATCCTGATCTTGACGTTCTACCTGCTGCTCGAGGCCGAGAGCCTGCTGGCCGGACTGCTGCGTCTCGTGCCGCGGCGTCACCGCGGGCACGTCCGCACGGCGTCGGCCGAGATCCGGCGCAAGCTGAGCGCCTGGCTCAGCGGTCAGCTCATTCTGTCGGCGGTGATCGGCGCGACCACCGCGCTCGCGCTCGGGCTTCTCGGCGTGCCGTTCTTCTTCGTGCTCGCGCTGATCGCCGCGCTCGGCGAGCTCGTGCCCTACATCGGCCCGCTGCTCGCCGCGGTGCCGGCGGTCGCGCTCGCGGCGACCGAGTCGTGGCAGCTCGCGATCGCGGTCGTCGCCTTCTTCTTCGTGCAGCAGCAGCTCGAGAACTATGTGCTTGCACCGCGCGTCATGGAGCACCAGGTCGGCATCAGCCCGGTCGGGGTCATCGTCGCGCTCCTGATCGGCGGCTCGCTGCTCGGCGTGGTCGGCGCGATCCTCGCCGTGCCGAGCGCGGCGATCCTGCAGGTCGTGCTGCAGGAGCTGGTGCTGGTGGACGACGAAGACGCGTGA